A window of the Ignavibacteriales bacterium genome harbors these coding sequences:
- a CDS encoding DinB family protein yields the protein MPKFISPLMFAALAALLFTFTSAQEKKSPEPPKPAQNPSQELLWMWNGVGNKLIAMAEDFPEDKYGFKAQKDQRTFGDNLLHVAADYYYMINAIKGSAVGYTGNDDSLRKKFPSKTDIVKYLKQAVTDGAQLIKEQGDSGLTREFKFPWGNFMAHGAFGWNGSLEHAGEHYGQLVVYYRVNGIIPPDSRPKK from the coding sequence ATGCCTAAATTTATTTCACCTCTCATGTTTGCCGCACTTGCAGCGCTGCTCTTCACATTCACCTCGGCTCAAGAGAAAAAATCACCCGAACCTCCAAAGCCGGCACAAAATCCTTCACAGGAATTACTCTGGATGTGGAACGGTGTCGGAAACAAGCTGATTGCAATGGCGGAGGATTTTCCCGAAGACAAGTACGGCTTCAAAGCACAGAAGGATCAGCGGACATTCGGCGATAATCTCCTGCACGTTGCCGCAGATTACTATTATATGATCAATGCAATCAAAGGGTCAGCGGTTGGGTACACAGGGAACGATGATTCTTTGCGGAAAAAGTTTCCGTCAAAAACAGACATCGTGAAATACTTGAAGCAGGCGGTCACCGACGGAGCCCAGCTCATCAAGGAACAAGGGGACAGTGGATTGACGCGCGAGTTTAAATTTCCATGGGGCAATTTTATGGCTCACGGTGCATTCGGCTGGAATGGCAGTCTTGAGCACGCTGGTGAACATTACGGGCAATTGGTTGTGTATTATCGCGTCAATGGAATTATACCGCCCGATTCCCGGCCCAAAAAATAG
- a CDS encoding methyltransferase domain-containing protein has protein sequence MFPRSTQKEIMDNIFIDDENIDQALRELTVINKWLGGFSNSRRGVKTLLKRIPAAKTVSVLDVGAGGCDLASAISKLHPGIHITALDLNKRACEYSKRKHPSISVIHGSVRDLPFGERSFDIVHASLFLHHFTEKELHAVLLALYTAARCGIIINDLRRTLFSYYAMILLTRLFSKSAMVKNDGPISVRRGFTRPELTRLCSELPSASYTIRRTWAFRWHVCIAKPL, from the coding sequence ATGTTTCCCCGCAGTACACAAAAAGAAATCATGGATAATATTTTTATCGACGACGAAAATATCGACCAAGCGCTCCGGGAACTTACAGTTATTAATAAATGGCTCGGCGGATTTTCAAATTCGCGGAGAGGCGTGAAAACTCTTTTAAAGCGCATACCTGCGGCAAAGACCGTTTCGGTGCTGGATGTTGGCGCAGGCGGATGCGACCTTGCGTCTGCAATTTCCAAGCTTCATCCCGGGATTCACATCACTGCGCTCGATCTCAACAAGCGGGCATGCGAGTATTCCAAACGAAAGCATCCTTCCATTTCTGTCATCCACGGTTCGGTACGTGATCTGCCTTTTGGGGAGCGGTCCTTCGATATTGTCCATGCTTCCCTGTTTCTCCATCACTTTACAGAAAAGGAACTCCACGCTGTTCTTTTGGCCTTGTATACTGCTGCACGATGCGGTATTATTATCAATGACCTGCGCCGTACGTTGTTTTCCTATTACGCCATGATATTGCTCACACGATTGTTTTCTAAGAGCGCCATGGTAAAAAACGACGGACCGATCTCCGTGCGCCGCGGATTTACTCGACCCGAGCTCACCAGGTTATGTTCTGAATTGCCATCTGCATCTTATACTATTCGGCGGACGTGGGCATTTCGCTGGCACGTGTGCATCGCGAAACCACTATGA
- a CDS encoding type III polyketide synthase has product MLIHITTSNPPYKVSQAKVSEELKTRMAVRPAIGRLIDTAAQHSGIETRYVVVPDAEDAPSQKFYSTGSGSVTPDTKTRMTKYEHWSKVLAKEAVGRLLEETRCAPSSVKRLITISCTGFYAPGIDYELINEFHFPVSIQRTHIGFMGCAAALVGLTSVKESLQAADNSNSTTLLVAVEICSLHLQTEPTRDNILANMIFADGCAAALFSKSPEYSPKLQLLSTHSHLFANSAEFMGWKIGNTGFEMMLSSELPRIILEEAVPVLHGIMKRQGIEEHSIHQWVLHPGGRAILDSLQTGLQLSDEDMLPSRDVLRKHGNMSSPSILFVMKELLATRKVLKDEYVCAVAFGPGLTMEVAFLKGI; this is encoded by the coding sequence ATGCTTATTCATATAACGACATCAAACCCGCCGTACAAGGTTTCTCAGGCAAAAGTTTCCGAAGAACTCAAAACCCGAATGGCTGTCCGGCCTGCCATCGGCAGACTCATTGATACCGCAGCTCAGCATTCGGGCATTGAAACCCGCTATGTTGTTGTCCCGGATGCGGAAGATGCACCGTCTCAAAAATTTTATTCTACAGGTTCAGGTTCCGTGACACCCGATACGAAAACGCGGATGACCAAATACGAACACTGGTCAAAGGTTCTGGCGAAAGAAGCCGTTGGCCGGCTGCTTGAAGAAACACGGTGCGCTCCTTCGTCCGTGAAGCGCCTTATTACTATTTCGTGTACCGGGTTCTATGCTCCTGGGATCGATTATGAGCTGATCAATGAATTTCATTTTCCGGTATCCATACAACGCACACACATAGGCTTTATGGGATGTGCGGCTGCGCTCGTCGGTCTCACATCCGTTAAGGAATCGCTTCAAGCTGCAGACAATAGTAATAGCACCACGCTTCTTGTCGCGGTGGAGATTTGCAGTCTTCACTTGCAAACGGAACCGACGCGGGATAATATTCTGGCGAATATGATTTTTGCGGACGGGTGCGCCGCGGCACTTTTTTCAAAATCACCGGAATATTCGCCAAAGCTGCAATTGCTGAGCACTCATTCGCACCTGTTTGCAAATTCCGCGGAATTCATGGGGTGGAAGATCGGCAATACCGGTTTTGAAATGATGCTCTCGTCGGAACTTCCGCGCATTATTTTGGAAGAAGCAGTCCCTGTCCTGCACGGCATTATGAAACGACAGGGTATCGAGGAACACTCAATTCATCAATGGGTACTGCATCCCGGCGGGCGGGCGATTTTAGATTCGCTGCAAACCGGACTTCAGCTTAGCGATGAGGATATGCTGCCCTCCCGTGATGTTCTGCGAAAACATGGAAATATGTCGTCCCCTTCGATTCTTTTCGTCATGAAAGAACTTCTTGCAACACGGAAAGTCCTTAAGGATGAATATGTCTGTGCTGTAGCATTTGGCCCGGGCCTGACGATGGAAGTCGCTTTCCTGAAAGGTATATAA